In Solenopsis invicta isolate M01_SB chromosome 6, UNIL_Sinv_3.0, whole genome shotgun sequence, the genomic window GGTGCACACAACCATGGATCTTTTGTTGTTTCTAACCAATTAAACAATCGTTTTTGAAGCTCGACAAATATGctctgaaattaataatatacatacaagatttaaatatatttaatgtatcttGTATCTGCATTTATTGTATCTAGTCAAAAGaaatatgattaatataattataagtttatACTACCTTTGCGGACggttttaaaactatattatttaattcctccggatcatattttaaatcatataatTCCCATTCTGGCCTCtgataatatttcttcaatGTTTTATACCATGGTAGAAATTGATGGTCCTTTGTTCTATTTAGAATGtcctatatatgtgtataatacagtaaaaaattatttataaactcatctatattaaaaaataatttattttaaaataatttcaatttctaGTTAAAAAAcgctaataatatttttggataTTGTTTTTTCAGATTACCTGAAAAGTCGGGgatatataaaaatcttgatCGATAGGAAATGGCATTCTGTAGTTGATGTTGTGTATAAGTTTGTGGCGTTTAGTTCTAATCGCACGCATAGGATAATACATGGTAACTTCATGATGTGTTTGGCTAGCAAAAATTGCTGTATTATTTTCTACAGGTTCTATAAATGAAATATCGATTATTTCACAATATGATCTTTCTGGCAGAAAATACATCACATTGCATCACAATAaacgaatatatatacatatatgtacatacctTTGAGAAGTAATGGTAAAAGTGATTTGCCAGTAAGTTGAGGAGAGGACACTTCATTAGAATCTTCATCCACGTAAGTTACATTGAACCAATCTAATATCGTCGGCACTATGTCTAGTAAAGACGTCATACTGTACGTTACACTGTTTTTCCTATGACCATGGATCGGTGATGATATCATCATAGGTTCAGCCATaccttaagaattttttaatacttgatttttacattaatatttttgaatgtctgctaatttttgtttttggtATCTTAAATGTAAGGGTATTTTTCACATGAAATGAGATtggtcagttttttttttttttttatttataacgccTATTGTAGATTGATAGGCTCTAAATTTACAAACCTGAATCGTACAGATTTGTACGACCGTTTGGGAAAGGTATGCCATTATCGGATGTATAAATTACCAATGTATCATCCTTGAATCCTGCCTTTTCTAATTCTTCAAGAACAAGGCCAACGCCTAAAAAACGTTATTCTTTTCAAATACtgtcatataatataaaattgcgtCTCTTGTAACTGTATTAAAAACATTGAAGTTGTTCGGCAACaagtgagaaaaaatttaaagaatgattttagatgaaaaataaaataatcaagaaaaaaacaCAATAATTACGATTAACATTTCGTTTTCTCAGAGAAAATTCTCAGAGAACTGTATAAAATGTTTAGTAAACACCctgttaaacatttataattaaaaaacgaaatttaaTCATTAGAAAATGgatcttaattataattttattcttgattttcatcatattttattatctagaattactttttaaatattttttcccttGTTACATGAAAATGTTGTATCTGAGCATTTGTCAAGTAACTTTCTAAAAATACCTTTATCTAAACGAGATATTGTTGTATATTGGGCAGCAATATCTCTTCGAGCAGCTTCGGTATTCTGAACATAGTATGGTACTTTAACTTGCTCCCATTGATAATATATTGGATTCCAATCGGGAATTGTACCCATTCCAATATCACCATTGCCGAATTTCTCACAAAAATTGCCATACTCTGGATGCGTATGCCCACAGCGATGCGGATCGTGAAAGGCAACATACAGAAAGAAGGGTctgtaaaatttcaatattttaattcaataactaaaaaaatgttttgcagaAAGAtacataacaatttataatatgatattttaagtatataaaacaacaaaataatatatattttattacatgataaaaaatatattattaatatattactttatttaaaaaagaaattataggCAAACGctatgtgtaaaatattacttactgTGTTTTATTTTGTGAAAGAAATTCGCGGACAAGTAGctttatataagtaatattgCGACCTACTTGaagaatagaattattttcttctgtATATGCAAAATCAAATGGATAAACATTACTGGGACCTACATGTTTCTTGCCAATAATTCctgtttaaagaaaatatttgaatattgaaaatgttatatgataacataattcataatattataaatccgTTATTCATTACCTGTTcgtatattatttcttttcaatatttttggcaaacttttaatattatcaaaagaattaaaatgatGAACTCCTTGATGAAGACCATACATCCCATTTTGATGACTTGGTAATCCAGTTAATATCGTGGAGCGGctacaaatacaaaattcaaaatttatttttattaattaaatttagtctGGATAACAACAGGAATACCTTGGTGAACAGCTACTGACTGATGTGTACGCATTGTTGAATAGTAGACTTTCCTTTGCCAATTTATCCAAATTAGGAGTTTGACATATCTTATTTAAGTACGATCGCATTTCAAAACCTGCATCATCAGCTgtggattaataaataaataatttattttacataataagaaTTGATTATAGATCATgaatctaaaattaatttactgcaaaattataatatatcaatttttttcatctaaagaagtttgtaattttcattcatTATAAGAACATATCTGtcacatttaaatatttgttatttaaagtaatttgaaaaagtaattttaaaaaattacgacactctaatataaataatgctttttaaaatcaactttcaatttaatttaatttaattttactgtaacttttaaagaAGTTATAGtttcttattttaacattaaattaattttataaactattatattctaaataacaaTGAAGTATTGTTCCAAaagtaaattcttatttttgaaaaaattattttaatttataaaatacatatctattttaattattttagacaaaataaacttaatttataaataaaatgctttGATGATCtatattatctatatttatcaaatttttccattaaaaaagtttttcacaTTGTGTTAATTACCCAGCAATAGGAGCACATTTTTTCGAGATATATCGGTTTTTCCATTTGTGCACAAGACAATACACAAAAgccataataatttattcaaacagCTGTTCAACGACATATCATACAATTGTGAAACGTGCGTCTGCGTTAGCGGTATACGCGTGTAAGCACGTGACcgtggctgcgttccgatatacactgctagtactgaaaatctatagttcatgttacgtatactatagattttcagtactggcagtgaatttcggaacgcagcccaAATGTGACGTATACACGGTTGCCAATACAACCGGTCGAAAATTTTCTGCTCCGCGATAACCGACGCGACGTGATAAGAGATTATTTATCACGTTGCGTCTCACCGGGCGGCACGTTGTTCCGTATTGTGTGCAGGCACGTGCGAGAGCTCATAGAAGACACGATCGTTTCGTTTCAAGTGCCAACAGGAAGTGTCGCTAAGTGCGGCCACAAGAAAACACGCACGTCAAAAGTTTTCTATACTGAATCTGGTACATTTTCTATCACACGATTGGTACAAGTTTCAACATCTGGAGTGCGTTCAGAATGAACATCCAAGTGCACccagatatcattttatctttgttgtttaccgaatgttaaacaaggataaaatgatatctgaGTGCACCTGAGACGTTTATTTTGAACGCAGCCTAGCTGCGCTGACACGTCTCGCGCAAAGCACGATGACACGTCAACCAaccacgtacacacacacacacacacacacacacacacacacacacacacacacacgtgtctattttatacatatgtattttttaaaattgtattttgtttcaaatgtaACCTCTTCTTGTCGTTAATCTCGCGCGAAATGCCGTTTGTCACATCACGTACGTCAAAATTTCTGGAGCTGTTTCCGGAGTTTCGGAGTCACTCCAAAATGATTTTCTTAAACATTAAATGTCGAGATAAGTTACATGTATGCAGTTTTTTCTTTTgacgtttcttttttatatctttttaatgaaagtaGTTATGAATGAGAGTTTATAcgctttattatataaatgtacataacTACCAAAGATTTATGGTTAAGAATAATGTACAGTTTACTATTAGCAAATCGTCTTTACTCAACAAGTAGAGGGGGAAGATGAGGCAATTGTTAACCTGTCTCTTTAACTTGGCACGTGatttaaaatctcatttttcaattattttcatcTTGAAATTgatcattttgtaataaaagaaactaATCCGTATAATTTTCAAGACATTCTCgattctctattttattttgtatctaATGTGTTTTAGTCACTTGGAAATATTTCTATGTTTCAGAGAACTTAAGTAtttaaacaagataaaattACATCATGTCGAAGAAGATTATTTGCCTATTTGATGTGGATGGCACACTCACTGAACCACGAcaggtattatattttatatatgaaaaaagcctatctttgaaataaatactatatttaaaactatattatatatttctccTTACAACGGGAGGACTAGAAGTAGACGCCCTTTTGAAATGCTTTTATTGCATAAGATAGTTGCATAAGATAGATCTTTCGTATTAAGAATTTCAAACTCTAGCTTCAAATATCCCAtagttttttgtcaaaaatcaacaaatataataattttctaaatcattGGATAtataacatttgaaaaaatattgttaacatAATAGATTTTAGGAAATGGAGGAAAAAGCTAAGTATTACAGTATTCTAAAACCATTGTGTCtgcaatgaattaaaaaaatcaaaagtgATAATCTTAGTCTTGAAGCGATCTTCCAAGATATTTTAGATAATGAGGCTAAATGGGAAGCTTTTTTCACTTTGTGAACAGGATGATGTCAATCAAAGAAGAGAGGACTCGATAATAGATTTGGATTATTGATGAACCTCATTATCCAAGAATGCCTGAGGAGGATGGTTTCTTTGGGCATCTTCCTCTTCGCTTatgttttaatgttaattattgatGTGATGTTTGGATGTCTGGCCATGTTGTGTTGTAATACCTGAAAGTGATTTGTCATGTGTTATTTTGTCAATGTCCCAAGATCCCCAAAGTTGAACCAGGGAACAAGAGTAATTTCAGTGGATAGATAGCAGTATTACACCTTTCGAATTCCACACGACTGGATACTAAATCCAGGTCtggaatatttaattcttttcctCCTTTTCTTAAGATCATCCTACCAATTAatccaatttattttatctattgttaatttttgaaaaaattaagagaTGTCTGAAGCTAAgatttggaatttttaatatgaatatacATTTCAACAAATCACATTTTAAAATCACATTACCACTTTTGATTCTCTTCTtgttagatattatatatattatcatgTTATAACTACATTATCTTGAGTTTTTATCTCTCTGTTGATCAAAGAAATGTATTCTTTCCAGCCAATTAGCCCTAGCATTGAAAAGTTTCTCTTAGAAACTGTAAAAAAGGAGTTCGATATCGCGGTAGTCGGAGGTTCTGATTTAAACAAGCTTCAAGAACAATTAGGCGATAGAAATCTGtttgaaaagtataaatatgtCTTCGCGGAAAATGGCCTTATCGCTTTCAAAAATGGCAAAGCTTTGCCCTCCCAAGTAAGTAACAAAAGTTGTAGATATCCCTGTACTTACGATTATCTCGACGAATTACTTCATGAATTTTTGAACTTATAATAGAATCGGCATGTTATTGGCTAAAAATGAACAAGTAGCTTATAACCCTTATAATCCCATATTCTGTAATTGCAAATATTAGTAACAATGATGTTAACCGAAAAGCTGTAAATGGGACCTACTTTGCCAATTCTGTTAGCATACTTCAATATATAATCTCTGACAGCAAAATATATGACAAAGTGGTGACTAACAGTGAACACATGTTGAACAGATTAATGACAAATGTCAaacaattttgcttttataaataGTATCAGCCAAAATGCATTAACATTTGATGATTAAAATACATGAGAGATTGAAAGTCGTCTCTGCTGTCATGagtcatacatatttataataattattataattgttttttcttagtagtaataataatataagatgggattatttaaaaataattccatcGTGCACTATTGCTAAGAACATATATCTGTCATCACTTTTTAGTAAAttgattaacataaaaatatttattttagataaatttgttgaatttattttcacaaattctttttcaatcaatttatctaaaatatctagtataatattaaaaattgctataataaatatttctaacagCTCagtcttttttcattaaatttatctactttcatgtaaaattataaagtcgTTAACTTAATGACGCGAATAAATACGAGTAtattcacaaatatttaaatgtaataattgaacgatttattgatataattgaaatttttaaaatttttgaaacatgaCACATACATCTTtaatctaaatattaattttctaataaaaatatattttaaaaaattttcattatttccttAAATAGAGatctacaattatttttagtaataaaatattttgcttaaataattttttatttttatgaaataaaaaacattatgcGACGCTTACGATCAATTTGATTTATGATCAAAATCTCGAAACATAATTTCGTCATAAATAGAAGGATACCTTATAGTTATATCAAGAGACAATAACGCATGTCCCTCTTAACAAATATGAAATTACAGTCGATCCAGGATATACTTGGAGAGGATGTTCt contains:
- the LOC105205194 gene encoding N-sulphoglucosamine sulphohydrolase; its protein translation is MNYRFSVLAVYIGTQPRSRAYTRIPLTQTHVSQLYDMSLNSCLNKLLWLLCIVLCTNGKTDISRKNVLLLLADDAGFEMRSYLNKICQTPNLDKLAKESLLFNNAYTSVSSCSPSRSTILTGLPSHQNGMYGLHQGVHHFNSFDNIKSLPKILKRNNIRTGIIGKKHVGPSNVYPFDFAYTEENNSILQVGRNITYIKLLVREFLSQNKTQPFFLYVAFHDPHRCGHTHPEYGNFCEKFGNGDIGMGTIPDWNPIYYQWEQVKVPYYVQNTEAARRDIAAQYTTISRLDKGVGLVLEELEKAGFKDDTLVIYTSDNGIPFPNGRTNLYDSGMAEPMMISSPIHGHRKNSVTYSMTSLLDIVPTILDWFNVTYVDEDSNEVSSPQLTGKSLLPLLLKEPVENNTAIFASQTHHEVTMYYPMRAIRTKRHKLIHNINYRMPFPIDQDFYISPTFQDILNRTKDHQFLPWYKTLKKYYQRPEWELYDLKYDPEELNNIVLKPSAKSIFVELQKRLFNWLETTKDPWLCAPDGVLESIGQNSKPHCMPLNNLDD